One genomic region from Nilaparvata lugens isolate BPH chromosome 3, ASM1435652v1, whole genome shotgun sequence encodes:
- the LOC111048380 gene encoding aurora kinase C codes for MNNITPDSFKDLSPKVRELAEKLYNFGLERKRKPFALNDFEIGKPLGKGKFGRVYLARERQTHAIFALKTMFKSELSKGQMEHQVIREVEIHSRLHHPNIIRMFTYFADERRIYLVLEYAGGGEMFNRLRNAPHGRFSEKVAARYIHDVADALHYCHLNKVIHRDLKPENILISADGKIKLSDFGWSVHAPSLRRKTMCGTLDYLPPEMIGHHTYDENVDNWCVGVLCYEFLVGYPPFESKSNEETFAKISAVAVRYPAYMSSGARNLISKLLVKIPKNRLSLPNVKTHEWVVSNMAK; via the exons AATAATATAACTCCCGACTCATTCAAGGATCTTTCGCCAAAGGTGCGCGAACTGGCAGAGAAGCTATACAATTTTGGattggagagaaaaaggaaGCCATTTGCATTGAATGACTTTGAAATTGGGAAACCTCTTGGCAAAGGCAAATTTGGGAGAGTCTACTTGGCTAGAGAAAGACAAACACATGCTATTTTTGCATTGAAAACCATGTTCAAATCTGAGCTGTCTAAAG GTCAAATGGAGCATCAGGTGATCCGAGAGGTGGAAATACACAGTCGGCTACATCACCCCAACATAATCCGGATGTTCACGTACTTTGCCGATGAGAGACGCATATATCTGGTGCTGGAGTACGCAGGCGGTGGAGAGATGTTCAATCGACTCCGCAATGCGCCGCATGGCAGGTTCTCAGAAAAGGTGGCCGCCAGGTACATCCACGACGTTGCCGATGCCCTGCACTACTGTCATCTCAACAAGGTCATTCACAGAGATCTCAAGCCGGAGAACATTTTAATTTCGGCCGACGGAAAGATTAAGTTATCGGACTTCGGGTGGTCAGTACATGCGCCGTCGCTGCGTCGCAAGACCATGTGTGGCACCCTTGACTACTTGCCTCCCGAGATGATCGGCCACCACACCTACGACGAGAACGTGGACAACTGGTGCGTCGGCGTGCTCTGCTACGAGTTCCTGGTTGGCTACCCGCCGTTCGAGAGCAAGTCCAACGAGGAGACCTTCGCCAAGATCAGTGCCGTCGCCGTCAGGTATCCCGCTTACATGAGCTCTGGTGCGCGCAATCTCATTTCCAAACTGCTCGTCAAAATACCTAAGAATAGATTATCCTTGCCCAATGTCAAAACTCACGAGTGGGTTGTGTCAAATATGGCTAAATGA